The Vidua macroura isolate BioBank_ID:100142 chromosome 4, ASM2450914v1, whole genome shotgun sequence genome window below encodes:
- the TBC1D9 gene encoding TBC1 domain family member 9, whose product MWVNPEEVLLANALWVTERANPYFILQRRKGHGGDGGGGGLAGLLVGTLDVVLDSSARVAPYRILYQAPDSLVYWTIACGCSRKEITEHWEWLEQNLLQTLSIFENENDINTFVRGKIQGIIAEYNKINGIKEDDDTEKFKEAIVKFHKLFGMPEEEKLVNYYSCSYWKGKVPRQGWVYLSINHLCFYSFLMGREAKLVIRWVDITQLEKNATLLFPDMIKVSTRSSEHFFSVFLNISETFKLMEQLANIAMRQLLDNEGFEQDRSLPKLKKKSPKKVSALKRDLDARAKSERYRALFRLPKDEKLDGHTDCTLWTPFNKMHILGQMFVSTNYICFTSKEENLCSLIIPLREVTIVEKADSSSVLPSPLSISTKNRMTFLFANLKDRDFLVQRISDFLQQTTSKIYLDKNISGSYISSDDEVFTRSSSLISASPHKSLSSESEGERQFNLNDNGIPTATQALMTMYRRRSPEEFNPKLAKEFLKEQAWKIHFAEYGQGVCMYRTEKTRDLVLKGIPESMRGELWLLFSGAINEMTTHPGYYEDLVEKSMGKYNLATEEIERDLHRSLPEHPAFQNEMGIAALRRVLTAYAFRNPNIGYCQAMNIVTSVLLLYAKEEEAFWLLVALCERMLPDYYNTRVVGALVDQGVFEELARDYIPQLYDCMQDLGVISTISLSWFLTLFLSVMPFESAVVVVDCFFCEGIKVIFQLALAVLEANVDKLLNCKDDGEAMTVLGRYLDSVTNKDSTLPPIPHLHSLLSDDVEPYPEVDIFRLIRSSYEKFGSIRADLIEQMRFKQRLKVIQTLEDTTKRNVVRTIVTETSFTIDELEELYALFKAEHLTSCYWGGNSNATERHDPSLPYLEQYRIDFEQFKGMFALLFPWACGTHSDTLAARLFRLLDENGDLLINFREFVSGLSAACHGDLTEKLKLLYKMHVLPDPSPEQEEPDSAFEATQYFFEDITPDCTHVVGLDSRNKHGVDDGFVTVSLKTDKGRKSSQENRNYLRMWSQENKSKGKNTKDLPKLNQGQFIELCKTMYNMFSEDPNEQDLYHATAAVTSLLLEIGEVGKLFSVQPPSDTDGGSNCSKAMQSELFQKKEHHQCPLEQHKAFRGSLVASEEEAAGPDSALGMQMEDIKLEDSSPRDNGACSSMLISDDDTKDDSSMSSYSVLSAGSHEEEKLHCEDIGDDTVLVRSNHTPALRRSTSIDRDWAITFEQFLASLLTEPALVRYFDKPVSMMARITNAKNIRMRGKPITSASDYEISTMSG is encoded by the exons GTTGCTCGAGGAAGGAAATCACTGAACACTGGGAATGGCTGGAACAGAATTTGTTGCAAACTCTTTCAATCTTCGAAAATGAGAATGACATAAATACATTTGTCAGAGGAAAAATACAG GGCATCATTGCTGAGTACAACAAGATCAATGGCATCAAAGAGGATGACGACACAGAAAAATTCAAGGAAGCCATAGTGAAATTTCACAAGCTGTTTGGGatgccagaggaagagaaattaGTGAACTACTACTCCTGCAGTTACTGGAAGGGGAAGGTTCCCCGTCAGGGCTGGGTGTATCTCAGCATTAATCACCTTTGCTTTTACTCTTTTCTCATGGGCAGGGAAG CAAAGTTAGTTATCCGTTGGGTTGATATCACTCAGCTTGAGAAAAATGCTACACTGCTCTTCCCTGATATGATCAAAGTGAGCACAAGGTCAAGTGAACATTTCTTCTCAGTATTCCTTAATATCAGTGAGACATTTAAACTAATGGAACAGCTTGCCAATATAGCTATGCGACAGCTTTTGGACAATGAAGGATTTGAACAAGACAGGTCATTAcccaaactgaaaaagaaatcccccaaaaaagtATCTGCTCTAAAACG ggatCTCGATGCCAGAGCAAAGAGCGAGAGATACCGTGCATTGTTCCGACTTCCCAAGGATGAGAAATTAGATGGACACACAGACTGTACTCTTTGGACTCCTTTcaataaaatgcatattttgggTCAGATGTTTGTTTCAACAAACTACATTTGCTTTACTAGTAAAGAAGAGAACTTGTGCAGCCTTATTATCCCTCTTCGAGAg GTGACAATAGTGGAAAAGGCAGACAGCTCCAGTGTGCTGCCCAGCCCGCTGTCAATCAGCACGAAAAACAGAATGACGTTCCTCTTTGCCAActtgaaagacagagacttccTTGTACAGAGGATCTCAGACTTTCTGCAGCAAACCACTTCAAAAATATACttggataaaaatatttctggaagcTATATCAGCTCAGATGATGAG GTGTTCACAAGGTCAAGTAGTTTGATTTCTGCCAGCCCTCACAAAAGCCTGAGCTCCGAGTCGGAGGGAGAGCGACAATTCAACCTCAATGATAACGGTATTCCAACAGCAACTCAAGCTTTAATGACAATGTATCGGCGCAGGTCACCTGAGGAGTTCAACCCTAAGCTG gCCAAGGAGTTCCTGAAGGAACAGGCCTGGAAGATTCACTTTGCTGAATATGGCCAAGGGGTCTGTATGTATCGTACTGAGAAAACAAGAGACCTTGTGCTAAAGGGCATTCCAGAAAGCATGAGAGGGGAACTTTGGCTGCTCTTTTCAG GAGCCATTAATGAAATGACCACTCATCCTGGCTATTATGAGGACCTAGTGGAGAAATCAATGGGAAAATACAATCTTGCTACAGAAGAGATAGAGAGGGATCTGCACCGCTCCCTTCCAGAACACCCTGCATTCCAGAATGAGATGGGTATTGCTGCTTTAAGGAGAGTCTTGACAGCTTATGCTTTCAGAAATCCAAACATAGGATATTGTCAG GCTATGAATATTGTCACTTCAGTGCTCCTCCTTTATGCAAAAGAGGAGGAAGCTTTCTGGCTGCTGGTGGCTCTGTGTGAGCGTATGCTGCCTGACTACTACAACACAAGAGTCGTTG GAGCATTGGTGGATCAGGGTGTCTTTGAAGAGTTGGCTCGTGACTACATTCCACAGCTTTATGACTGCATGCAGGACTTGGGTGTAATCTCCACCATCTCCCTGTCCTGGTTCCTCACTCTTTTCCTCAGTGTAATGCCATTTGAAAGTGCAGTGGTAGTTGTGGATTGTTTCTTCTGTGAAGGAATAAAGGTGATATTTCAGTTAGCACTCGCTGTCCTCGAAGCTAATGTAGACAAGTTGCTTAACTGTAAAGATGATGGAGAAGCCATGACAGTCTTGGGAAG ATATTTGGACAGCGTAACTAATAAGGACAGCACTCTTCCTCCCATTCCTCATCTTCACTCCCTGCTCAGTGATGATGTAGAGCCTTATCCTGAGGTGGATATCTTCAGGCTTATCAGGTCTTCCTATGAG aaaTTTGGAAGTATCCGGGCAGATTTAATTGAACAAATGAGATTCAAACAAAGACTGAAAGTCATCCAAACCCTCGAAGATACTACAAAGCGCAATGTG GTACGAACTATTGTGACAGAGACTTCTTTTACTATCGATGAACTGGAGGAACTCTATGCGCTTTTCAAG GCAGAGCACCTGACGAGCTGCTACTGGGGAGGAAACAGCAACGCCACGGAGCGGCACGACCCCAGCCTGCCTTACCTGGAGCAGTACCGCATTGACTTCGAGCAGTTCAAGGGCATGTTCgccctcctcttcccctgggCCTGTGGAACTCACTCAGATACACTGGCTGCCCGCTTGTTCAGGCTTCTGGATGAAAATGGAGATCTGCTCATCAACTTCCGTGAATTCGTCTCTGGACTAA GTGCAGCATGCCATGGAGATCTCACAGAGAAGCTGAAGCTACTGTATAAAATGCATGTTTTGCCTG ATCCGTCCCCTGAGCAAGAAGAGCCAGACTCCGCTTTTGAAGCTACTCAGTACTTTTTTGAGGACATCACACCAGACTGTACACATG TTGTTGGCCTAGACAGCAGGAACAAACATGGAGTAGATGATGGGTTTGTTACAGTGAGTCTGAAAACAGACAAAG GCAGGAAGAGCTCACAAGAGAATCGAAATTACCTGAGAATGTGGAGCCAAGAGAAtaaatccaaaggaaaaaacacaaaggACTTACCCAAGCTGAATCAG GGGCAGTTCATTGAGCTGTGCAAGACGATGTACAACATGTTCAGCGAAGACCCCAACGAGCAGGACCTGTACCACGCTACAGCTGCCGTGACAAGCTTGCTCCTGGAGATCGGGGAGGTTGGGAAGCTCTTCAGCGTGCAGCCCCCCAGCGACACGGACGGCGGCAGCAACTGCAGCAAAGCCATGCAGAGCGAGCTGTTCCAGAAGAAGGAGCACCATCAGTGCCCCCTGGAACAGCACAAGGCATTCCGGGGCAGCCTCGTGGCCAGCGAGGAGGAGGCCGCTGGCCCCGACAGTGCCCTGGGCATGCAGATGGAAGACATTAAGCTGGAAGACTCTTCTCCTAGGGACAACGGAGCCTGTTCTTCCATGCTCATTTCCGACGATGACACGAAAGACGACAGTTCCATGTCCTCCTACTCGGTGCTGAGTGCGGGCTCACACGAGGAGGAGAAGCTGCACTGCGAGGACATCGGGGATGACACGGTTCTGGTGCGGAGCAACCACACCCCTGCCCTGCGCAGGAGCACGAGCATTGACCGGGACTGGGCCATCACCTTTGAACAATTTTTAGCCTCCCTTTTGACTGAGCCAGCGCTGGTCAGGTACTTTGACAAGCCTGTGTCCATGATGGCTAGGATTACTAATGCTAAAAACATCAGGATGAGGGGCAAACCGATAACCTCGGCCAGTGACTATGAAATCTCTACTATGTCGGGATAA